The following is a genomic window from Streptomyces lincolnensis.
AACACTCAACACCGACGCCACCGCCTACGGCGGCAGCGGGCTCACCCACTCCGGCGCCCTCAAGGCGGAGGACGGGGCCCTCCGGCTCACGCTGCCGCCGCTCGCGACAGTGTGGCTGGTACCGCAGCCCGGCTGAGGCCGCTCCGGCAATGACAGGTGTTCGAATGCCCTGACAGGGGCATTCGGGGTCTACACGACCGAGCATTCCTCGTCGTCGCCGCCAAGGGGCCACAGAAAGGCTGCATCACGTGCGCACCGTCGGAGTGGAGGAGGAACTCCTCCTGGTCGACCCGGAGACAGGGGAACCACAGGCGCTGTCCGCCGCCGTCCTCGCGCGGGCCGCGCAGGACGACGCCGACCAGGACGTCTTCGAGAAGGAACTGCACAACCAGATGCTCGAGTTCGCGACGCATCCGCAGTCGGGCATGGAGGACCTGCGGGCGGAGATCGTCCGCTGCCGCAAGGAGGCCGCCCGGCACGCCGAGCAGAGCGGCTGCGCGGTCGCCGCGCTGGCCACCTCGCCCCTGCCGGTGAGCCCCTCGGTGGCCGCGGGCAGGCGGTACCACTGGATGGCGGAGCAGTACGGGATCGCCACCCAGGAGCAGCTGGTCCTCGGCTGTCACGTCCATGTCTCCGTCGAGTCCGACGACGAGGCCGTCGCCGTCGTCGACCGGATCCAGCCGTGGCTGTCGGTCCTGTCGGCGCTCAGCGCCAACTCCCCGTTCTGGCAGGGCAAGGACACGCTCTACAGCAGCTACCGCAGCCGGGTCTGGCAGCGGTGGCCGTCGGCCGGACCGACCGAGCCGTTCCGGTCGGCCGAGCGCTATCACCGCAGGGTCGCGGACATGGTGGCGACCGGGGTGATCCTCGACGAGGGGATGATCTACTTCGACGCCCGGCTGTCACGCCGGTACCCGACGGTGGAGATCCGGGTGTCGGACGTCTGTCTGCACGCCGACACCGCCGTACTGATGGCCACCCTCGCCCGCGGTCTCGTCGAGACCGCCGCGCGCGACTGGCGGGCGGGTGTGGAACCGGTGGGGCACAGTGTGAGCCTGCTGCGGCTGGCGTCCTGGCGGGCCGCCCGGTCCGGGCTGTCCGAGGAGCTGCTGCATCCGGTGACCATGCGGCGGATGCCCCCGGAGACGGTGGTGCGGGCCCTGCTGTGCCACGTCGAGGACGCGCTCGCCGACAGCGGTGACCTGGAACGGGCGCGCGAGACCTGCGCCGCGCTGCTGCACGGGGGCGGCGGCGCCCGGGTGCAGCGCGAGCTGATGGAGCGGACGGGCAGTCTCCGGGACGTGGTCACCGAGTGCGTGCGGCACACGCAGTCCTGACCTCCCCGGTGCCGGCGGTGATCACAGCATGAGCACGATGGCGTAGACCAGGAAGAACGCCGCGATCAGGATGGCCAGGCCGAGGATGAGGGTCAGCGGTGCCTTGGCCCAGCCCTTGGTCGGGTTGTGCGTCTCCCTCGGGCCCGCCTCGGACATGCTGCTCTCGGCCGGCGGGGTCTCACCGGGCGGCACGCCGCCGCCCGGCTCCAGACCGGTGCTGCGATCGGGATCGGGATCAGGGTTCGGGTAGCTCATGCCGACCGAGTCCCCCGATCGGGCCGAGATCACCGACGGTGGACCAGTTCTGCAATCACGGCACCCGTATCGATCGCCTGGGCTAGATTCGGGCACCGAAGATGACCGTACTCGCCCGTGGAGTCACACCCCGTACATGTCAGGAGCAGCGCATGCGCGACGTCGCACTCGCTCCCCCGTCCACCGCGCCTCTGACCGGCGGGCTGGCCGACAGCGTCTTCGAGACGGCGGACCGCAGCCCCACCCTGCCGGTGCTCGCCCGCCGGCGGGAGACCTCCCCGTCCGTCTGGGAGGAGGTGACCGCCGTCGAGCTGCGGGACGAGGTGGTGGACCTGGCGAAGGGCCTGATCGCGTCCGGGATCTCCCCGGGGCACCGGGTCGCGATCATGGCCCGCACCCGCTACGAGTGGACGGTGCTCGGCTACGCCCTGTGGACGGTGGGTGCCGAGGTCGTCCCGATCCACCCGACCGCCTCGCGCGACCAGGTCGAGTGGTTCCTCAAGGACTCCGGCTGTGTGGCCGTCGTGGTCGAGGACGAGCAGGCGGTGATGACGGTCGGCTCGGTGTGCGCCTCCCTGCCCCGGCTGCGCCACGTCTGGCAGCTCGATGCGGGCGCGCTTCAGGAGCTGGTCGCGCGGGGCGAGTTCATCCCGCTGGCCACGGTCGACTCGCTGCGCCGCATCGTGCTGCCGGATTCCACCGCGGTCATCGCCTACACCTCCGGTACGACCGGGCATCCGCTGGGGTGCGCGCTGAGCCACCGCGGTCTGGCGAGCCCCTGCGACACCCTGCTGGCGGGCTGGCGGCAGACCACGGCACCGCCGGGAGAACAGGGGTCCGTCCTGGCCTTCCTGCCGTTCTCCCATGTGTACGGCCTCATGATCCAGGGGGTGTGCCTGCGCGGCGGCCTGCTCATGGGCCACGAACCCGACCTGGACGCGGAGACGCTGTCCGCGGCGCTGCGCTCCTTCCGCCCCACCTACTTCTACGGCGTACCGTCGATCTTCGAGAAGATCTACAAGAACTTCCTGCGCACCGCCCAGCAGAACGGCCGCGGAGCACTGTTCGAACGGGCCGCCGAGACCGCGCGGGACTTCGCCGCCGCGTGTGAACGGCAGCGGCTCGGCGAGGGGCCCGGCCCGGGCTTCGACCTGCGGCTCCAGCACGCCCTGTACGAACGGACCGTGTACCGCAAGCTGCGCGGCGCCCTCGGCGGCAGAGCCCGTCGCGCCACCTCCGGCGGCTCGCCGCTGAACCGGGAGCTCTCGCTGTTCTACGAGGGCATCGGCATCTACGTCCACGACGGGTACGGGCTGACGGAGACCTGCGCGGGGATCACCATGCAGCCGCTGGGCCGGGAGCGGTCCGGGACGGTCGGGAAGGCACTGCCGGGCACGGACATCCGGGTGGCGGACGACGGGGAGATCCTGGTGCGCGGCCCCTCGGTGTTCCAGGGGTACGTGGGCGACCCGGCGGCGACCCGGGCCGCGCTGCCGGCCGGCTGGCTGGCCACCGGGGATCTGGGCCGGCTGGATCCGGAGGGCTATCTGACGATCACCGGTCGCAAGAAGGACGTCATCATCACCAGCAGCGGCAAGAGCGTCGCCCCGTCCCTGCTGGAACACCGGCTGCGGATGCATCCGCTCGTCCACCAGGCGGTGATCGTGGGCGACAACCGGCCCTGCGTCGGGGCGCTGATCACCCTGGACCCGGACTTCCTCGCGCACTGGCGGACGGGCCTGGCGATGCAGAGCGACACCCCGAGCCGGGAGGCCCGGGAGGAGAACGCGCTGCGGGAGGAGATCGCCCGGGCGGTGGCGGCGGCCAACAGCGCGGTGTCGCGCGCGGAGTCCATCCGGGTCTTCCGGGTGCTGCCGGGGCAGTTCGACCTGGCCAGCGGCTTGCTGACACCGTCGATGAAGCTGCGCCGGGACCGGATCGTGCAGACGTACGCCTTCGAGATCGACGCGATGTACCAGGCGCGCTCGCGTCCCGGCCGGCTGCGGCTGCCGGACGACCTCGCGAGCTGGGACGACGCGGACAACGTGTTCCGCTGAGGGCGTCACGGACACCTCCACGCACCCGGCACACAGAGCGCGCGTAGGCTCCGCGCCCACGGGAACACGCAACAGTGCGACGCATGAGGAAACGAGAGAGCACACAGAGCGGGAGCAAGCACGACAGCCCTGCTGACGCCGGGCCGGAAAGGCGACATGGCAACCGAGCCGCGTTGGGACAAGACACTGACTTCCGAGGCGATCCCGAGCCGCTGCACCAGCTTTGCGGGCGAGCCGCAGAGCGTGACGGGTGCGCGTCTCGCCGCGGAGGAATTCCTCCGTGACCTCGCACGGGCCTCCCCGCCGGCGGCCCCCGAGTACTGGGACGACATCCTCCTGGTCGTCACGGAGCTGGCGGCGAACGCGATCCAGTACGCCCCCGGTCCGTTCGCGCTGCGGATGCGCCGGACCTTCGACGGCGTGCACGTGACGGTGCACGACACCAGCACCACGCCGCCCGCACCGCGTCCCTTCGATCCGCGCAGCGGCGGGGGCGGTATCGGCTGGCATCTGGTGCACGCCCTGTGCGACCAGGTCAGCGTGGTCACGGACGAGCAGGGCAAGGACGTCCACGTCTTCCTGCCCTGGTGACCCGCCCGGCGGGCCCGGGCCGGGCTACCCGGCGGGGCTCGGCCGCAGCGGCACCAGCACGCTGATGGTCTTGCCGCCGGTGCGACGCCGGTCGACGCAGATCTCGCGGGCCAGGCGGATGACCAGGGGCCAGCCATAGCCGTTGCCCCGGTGTCCGCGGGGGAAGGCGCCGTTCCCGAGGGCGACGTCGGGGATGACGTCGCTGTGGTCGTGCACCGTCAGCCGTACCCCGTCCTCGGCGGGCGTCACCTCGAACCCGGCCAGTCCGCCGCCGTGCCGGATGGCGTTGGTGACCAGTTCCGAGACGACCAGCAGCAGGTCGATGACGTCTTCCGGCCGTGCCCTGCGGGAGGGGGACTCCCACCCCTCGCACACCACACGCTGCGTGTGGGCGCGCGCGGTCGCCGGGCTGGTCACCGGCGACGTCCCGGCGCGGGTGGGGGCGAAGAGCGCGGGTCCTGCCGCCTCGGTCGTGTCCATGTGTGTCGTGTCCCTGTGTTCCCTCCGGCCGGCGGGCGCGGCCCCGGCCGTCAGACCGCGGTCCTCCTGCGCGGCGGGAGCCGATGGTAGTAGTCGCCGACGGTCGCCAGGTACGCCGGGTCCCTGGTCTCGCTGTCGGTCGTGAAACGGGGTGCCGCCTTCACCTCTGCCCCGGTGCAGGACAGTGTGATCCTGCGGCCCTGCGTGTCGACGGCGGTGACGACCCCGACGGGGACGAGGACGCTCCTGCCGAACAGCCACACACCGGTGTCGACGACCAGGTGCCGCATGCCTGCGGGCTCCGCCTGCCGGTCCACCCGCCCCAGGGTTCCGTCACCGGCGGCGACGGTGAAGCCCGTCAGGTCCTGCCCTTCGACATATCCGCTGTCCGGCGCGTACGACCAGATTCTGTCCACGGCCACGCTGCCCCTTTCTCCCGAGCGGTTCACCGGTTCCGGGCCGCCGGGCGGACGTACCCGCCCATCGGCCTCCACAGCAGCAAATACCCGTCTACCGCACGCGCATTCGGCAAGCCGGGCACCGAATGCGGTGGCGTCGCCTCCGGCTGTGCCCTCACGTCGCCTTTCCGGGCATGACGGAAGGTTTCAGGGGTATGCGCGGGGGCGCGGTGAAAACGGTGAACGAACAACGGACAGGGAGACGTTGATCACGCCGCAGGAAGGAAACGGACGTGCATCGAAGTCGCGTCCGGGGGTAACCAGCCCTGGCCGTCAGCACTCGTAGGAGGTACTCGTGCCCCTTGCCCAGAACCCGCTGTCCGTCGAGGTCACGCTTCCTCGCGAGGACGTGGCCCTGATCAGGGTCGAAGGCTACTTGGACGTGGACACCGCGACCGAGTTCCAGCACCACCTGGCCAACCAGCTCCACCACGGCCGGCGTCATTTCCTGCTGGACCTCTCGGCCGTGCCGTTCATGGACTCGTCCGGCATGAACATCATCCTGCGGGTGTACCAGGAGGCCCGTGAGATACCGGGCAGCGTGCACATCATCTCGCCCACCCCGGCCGTCCGCAGGGTCCTCGACCTGACGGGCGTCAGCATCACGGTGCCCGTCTCCGAGAGCTTCGACGAGGCCCTCTCCCGCGCGGACGCGGGGGCCGGGCACGTCGGGCAGGACGAACAACAGACCTGATCCGGACGGCGGTTAGAGTGGTCGACCGGCAAGGTCACAGCGCTGTCTCGGTGCCGTCTGCGGGCTCGGCGCGACAGGACTCGAAGACGGAGAAGGAGTGCGACAGGTGCCGGAGCACGAAGCGGTGGGGGAACACGGATCGCCGGCACAGGAGGTCGGGGAGTTCCTGCGCCGCCGCGGTGAGCAGATCGCCCAGCGGTGGGCCGACGAACCCCTCTTCCGAACGGTGTTCACCGTCTCCCGGGACGAGGCGGTGGAGGCGGGCAAGATCGTCGTCGACGCGTTGGCGCAGGTCGCCGACACGGACCAGGTGCACGATCCCGACGCGGCCGGATTCACCCTGGTGCGCGAGCAGTTGTCCCGGATGGGCGCGGCCCGCTCCCGGGCCGGATTCACCACCGCCCAGGTCTCCAACGACGTGGACGCGCTGCGCCCGCCCGTCGAGAACCTGCTGATCTCCGACCTGCCCGACACCCCGACCGAACTGGTCCGGGACTGCACGACGGCGCTGACCGTCCTGATGGGCACCCTGCGGCTGGTCGTCCTGGAGACGGCGCTGAGCGAGGGGCAGGCCCTCATCGAGCGGCAGCGGTTGCAGCTGCTGGAGGTGGCGACCCCGGTGATCAAGCTGTGGGACGGCATCGTGGCCGTCCCGCTGATCGGAACGCTCGACAGCGCGCGCAGCCAGGTCGTGATGGAGACCCTGCTGGAGGCCGTGGTCGACCAGCACGCCCGGTTCGCGATCCTCGACATCACCGGTGTGCCGACCGTCGACTCGCTGGTCGCGCAGCATCTGATGAAAACCGTCGCGGCCGCCCGGCTGATGGGCGCGGAGTGCGTCGTCTCCGGCATCCGGCCCGCCATCGCGCAGACCATCGTCCATCTGGGCCTGGACCTCGGCACGGTGATCACCCGGGCGAGCCTGGCCGACGCGCTGGCGTACGCGCTCCACGAGCTGGGGGCCGACATCATCAACGCGGTGCCTGGCGGTGCGGGTCGACGGTGAACCACGACTTCTCCCGTCCGATGACGGGCCATGTGCCGGTTCTCCGGCTCGGCGACATCCTCCTGGTCACCCTCCAGGGGGATCTCGGCGACAGCATGGCGCAGCAGCTTCAGCAGGACATCGGCGAGGCCATCGTCGGCAGCGGGGTGACCGGGGTGGTCATCGACATCTCCGGTGTCGAGATCGTCGACTCCTTCCTGGGCCGGGTGCTGGCCGAGATCGCGGCGAACGCCACACTGCTGGCGGCGCGGACCGTGGTGGCCGGTATGCGGCCCGCGGTGGCGATCACGCTCGTGGAGCTGGGTCTGACGCTCCCCGGGCTGCGCACCGCGCTCTCCACGGAGGTCGCTTTGGACCTGCTGTCGGGACAGCAACCGGTCACCCGTGCCGGCGGCTCGGGCCGGGAGCGCCGGTGATGCGGACTGCGGCGGGCGTCGAGGCCTGCTTGCCGATCCGTTCGGACATGGATCTGGTGTGGGCGCGCCAGCACGTGCGCCAGGCGGCCGGTCAGCTCGGTTTCGGGCTGGTGGAACAGACCAAGCTGGTCACCGCGGCCAGCGAACTGGCCCGCAACACGCTGGTGCACGGCGGCGGCGGGCAGATGGAGACGGCGTCCGTGACCGACGGACAGGTGCAGGGGCTGCGTCTGACCTTCTCCGACGAGGGGCCGGGCATCCCGGACCTGGAGCGTGCCCTGAGCGACGGCTACACCTCCGGCGACGGTCTGGGCATGGGCCTGGGCGGTGCGCGGCGGTTGGTGCACTCCTTCAATGTCGACAGCACCCCGGGCGTCGGCACCACGGTCACGGTGGTCTCCTGGGCGCGCAGGGCACCCCGGCCGCGCGAGGGGCACTGATGCCACGGGTGTGGGAGGTGCCGGTCCACGACTCCACCCGGGTGCGCGACGCACGGGTGGCGGCCGAGCACGCGGCCGACGAGGCCGGGCTCGCCGAGCCGCGCAAGGCGGCCGCCGCGCTGGTGGCGACCGAGCTGGCCACCAACCTGCTCAAGCACGCCGGCGGCGGACAGGTCCTCATCGAGGTCGTCACGCCGCCCGTCCCGGGGACCGGCGTCACGGTGGTGCAGATCGCCGCGATCGACCACGGGCCCGGCATCGCCGACGTCGCCGCCGCCCTGCGCGACGGGTACTCGACGACCCGGTCCCTCGGGGCCGGGCTCGGCACCTGTCGCCGTATAAGCGACGACTTCGACGTGCACAGCGCGGCCGGGCGGGGCACGGTCGCGGTGGCCCGGGTCGGCACCCGGCACAAGGGCCCGGCACCGGCCGGTGTGGTGCGGGCCGGAGGGATCAACGTGCCCTTCGCGGGAGCGGAGCACTCGGGTGACGGCTGGGCGTGGGCCCGGGCCGGGGACCGGGTGACGCTGATGCTGGCCGACGGTCTGGGGCACGGTCCCGAGGCCGCCCGTGCGTCGACGGCGGCGGTGGAGGCCCTGCATCGCGCGGCGCACCTGCCGCCCTCCGAGGCGCTGGTGCACCTGGACACGGCGCTGCGGGGCACGCGCGGGGCGGCCGTCGCGGTGGCCCAGGTCGAGACCCGGGCCGGTCTGCTGCGGTTCGCCGGCGTCGGCAACATCGGGGCGCGGCTGTGGGAGGGCGCCGGCTGGCGTTCCTTGCTGTCGCGGCCCGGCATCGTGGGCGTGCACCGGCGCGCGACCCTGCGGGAGGACCGTCTGCCGTGGGCGGCCGACCGGATGCTGATCCTGCACAGCGACGGGCTGCCCAGTCGCTGGACGCCGCCGTCGGACCCGCGGCTGCCGGCGGCGGACCCGGCCGTCGTGGCCGCCGTCACCGTGCGCGACGCGAGCAGTTCCGCCCGGCCGGTGCGGGACGACACGGCGGTGGTGGTGCTGGCTCCGACTCCGGCGGAGGGCCCATGACGCGCAGTTGGCGGATCACCGGCGCCGTGGACGCCGCCCGGGCCCGTATCGCGACCGCCCGGCTGGCGGCCGCCTACGGCGTGCCCGCTCTGGAACGCACCCGTCTGACCACCGCGCTCAGCGCACAGCTGGGCCAGTGCCTGACCAAGGGCGGCACCTGGCGGCTGACCCTGGACGCCACGGCCGCGCCCGCCGAGGAGGGGCTGCTGCACATCATGGTGAGCCCCGAGCCCGGCACGGCTGCCGCCGCGCAGCCGCCGTGGCGAACCACCGTGCGCTGCCCGGAGGCGGCGGACCCGGCGGGCGCGGCCATGGTGGCGGACGACCCGGCCGTACTGGCGGAGGCCCTGCTGGGCGCCGACGAGGACACCGCGCTGGTGCTGGAGAGACTCGCCCAGCAGGAGGAGCTGGTCGCCTTCCACCGGGAGGAACTGCACCAGACCAACCAGGGCGTGCTGGCCCTGCACGCCGAGCTGGACGCCGCCGGCCGGGCCCAGCGCGAGGCGTTCGCCGCCGAGCGCAGGGCGCGCACCGAGGCGGAGAGCGCCCGGCGCCGGCTGACGTTCCTGGCGGACGCCAGCGCGGTGCTGACGGCGTCGCTGAACCACGACGAGATCGTGCGCCGGCTGCCCGAGCTGCTGGTGCCCGAGTACGCCCGCGCCGTCGACATCTGGCTGTTCGACGGCGACGGGGACCGGCGGGCGCCCGCCCCGCACCCGGCCGCCGCCGTGCTCGCCGCCCGCACCGGGCGCCCGCAGTACGCCGCCGGCCATCCCGGCGGCCTGCCCGGCGTCGATGACCAGCCGCCCTCGGCCCTGGACCCCGGCCGGCCGCTGCTGTGCATCCCGCTGCCGACCCGCCGGGCCCCGCTGGGCGTCCTCACCCTGTCGCCGCCCGGCGACCGCTGGGACCCGGACGACGCCGTGATGCTGATCGAACTCACCCGGCGGGCCAGCATCGCCATCGACAACGCCCGCCGCTTCGAGCACAACCGGGACATCGCGGAGACGCTCCAGCGCGCCCTGCTCACGGACCTGCCCACCACACCGGGCCTCAGCCTGGCCGCGCGCTACCTGCCGGCCACCCACGGCCTGAACATCGGCGGTGACTGGTACGACGCCTTCCGGCAGCCCGACGGCAGCCTGATCACCGTGATCGGCGACGTCACCGGGCACGGGCTGCACGCGGCCGTGATGATGAGCCAGCTGCGCACCGCGCTGCGCGCCTACGCCGTCGACGGCGGCAGCCCCGGCCAGTTGCTGACCCGGCTGCACACCTTCCTGCACCATCTCCAGCCGGATCTGTACGCCACCGCGGTCATCGCCCGGTTCCGCCCCGGCGACCCCACCCTGACCTGGGCGGCCGCCGGCCATCCGCCGCCGGTGCTGCGGACGCCGGACGGCCGGGTGCGCACCCTGGACGCCAAACCGGGTGCCATGCTCGGCATCCCGCTGCGGCAGGAGATCGCCGACCACACCGCGCCGCTGGCGCCCGGTTCGACGCTTGCGCTGTACACGGACGGCCTGGTGGAGCGGCGGGCGCAGGGGATAGACCCGGGGATCGAGCGGCTGTCGGACGCGCTCGGCGCGTTCGGCCCGGCGGAGCTGGAGAGCGATCTGGAGGGTTCGGCGGACCGGATCCTCACTCCCCTGCTGAGCGACTCCGAACGCGACGACGACGTCTGCCTGCTGCTGTGTCACCTGGCCGCGTGAGCCCGCCCGCGGTCCCGCCGCCCGCCCGCCCGGGGCCACGTGCGGCGCATCCGCCCCACGATCTTCACGATCGCCCCGGTGCGCTTCGGCGGCCGGGCGGGCAAGGTGGTGCTCGACACGTTCGTCCGCCCGCCGTGCCCGCCCGGCACAGCGGCCGGTATCGCGGTGGGACCGACGAGGTGCGAAGCAGCGATCCACGGGCAGGCGAATGGCGTTCGAGGCAGACCGCCTGGAGCCGCAGAAAGGGATGAACACCGTGACACGACCCAGGATCCTGGTGGTGGGCGCAGGCTTCGCCGGCGTGGAGTGCGTCCGCCGTCTGGAGCGGAAACTCTCCCCGGACGAAGCCGACATCACTCTGGTGACGCCGTTCGCCTACCAGCTCTATCTGCCCCTGCTGCCCCAGGTCGCCTCCGGCGTGCTGACACCGCAGTCGATCGCCGTCTCGCTGCGCCGCAGCAAGAAGTACCGCACCAGGATCATCCCGGGCGGCGCGATCGGCGTGGACCTCAAGGCCAAGGTCTGCGTCATCCGCACCATCAACGGCGAGATCGTCGACCAGCCCTACGACTACATCGTGCTGGCTCCCGGCAGCGTCACCCGCACCTTCGACATCCCGGGCCTGACCGACCACGCCTTCGGTATGAAGACGCTGGCGGAGGCGGCCTACGTCCGCGACCACGTCATCTCGCAGCTGGATCTCGCCGACTCCAGTCACGACGAGGCGGAGCGGGCCGCCCGGCTCCAGTTCGTGGTGGTGGGCGGCGGCTACGCGGGCACCGAGACCGCGGCCTGTCTGCAACGCCTCACGCACGCCGCCGTCAAGCGCTACCCGCGCATCGATCCCGGTCTGATCAAGTGGCATCTGATCGACATCGCGCCGAAGCTGATGCCGGAGCTGGGCGACAAGCTGGGCCGCAGCGCCCAGGCGATCCTGGGCAGGCGCGGGATCGACATCTCCCTCGGTGTCTCCATCGCCAAGGCGGGTCCCGAGGAGGTCACCTTCACCGACGGGCGGGTGATCCCCACCCGCACCCTGATCTGGACCGCCGGGGTGGTCGCCAGTCCGCTCATCGCCACGCTCGGCGCGGAGACGGTCCGGGGCCGGCTGGCCGTCACCGCCGACATGAACCTGCCGGGCCACGACGGGGTGTTCGCGCTCGGCGACGCCGCGGCGGTGCCCGACGAGGCCAAGGGCGAGGAGGGCGCGGTCTGCCCGCCCACCGCGCAGCACGCCATGCGTCAGGGCAAGCACGTCGCCGACAACGTCATTGCCACACTGCGGGGCCTGCCGAGGTCGCCGTACATCCACAAGGACCTCGGTCTGGTCGTCGACCTCGGCGGCAAGGACGCCGTCTCCAAGCCGCTCGGCATCGAACTGCGCGGTGTGCCCGCCCAGGCGGTGGCGCGCGGCTACCACTGGTCGGCCCTGCGCACGAACGTCGCCAAGACGCGCGTGATGACCAACTGGGTGCTCAACGCGCTCGCGGGCGACGATTTCGTCCGTACCGGTTTCCAGTCCCGCAAGCCCGCCACGCTGAAGGACTTCGAGTACACCAACTCGTATCTGACGCCGGAGCAGGTGCGCGCGCACGTGGACGGCAGCGAGCGGCAGGACTGATCTCCCGCGTGTGACGTCGTTCACTCCCGGCCGCCGATCACTTTCCACGTGGTCGGCGGTCGTAGGAGGGACAGCACGACGTCACACCGAAAGGACACCGCCATGGCCGAGACCGTGAAGGGCCCCGCCGGCTACTTCCCGTCCATCGAGAAGAAGTACGGCCGCCCGATCGCCGAGTGGCAGGAGCTGATCCGCTCCTCCCCGCTGACCGGGCACATGCAGTTGGTCGCCTGGCTCAAGTCCGAGCACGGCCTGGGACACGGCCACGCCAACGCGCTGGTGGCGCACACGCTCGCGGAGGCCAAGGGCAGGTGATCCGCACGGGTCTGCCATGCTGAGACATGGATCTTGACCTGACACGGGAGTGAGTACGGCGGCGTGAAGACAGCGGGGCAGTCGGTCCGGGCACGGTTGCGCAGCGGCGTCGCGGCGTCCGATCCGGGGCTGCTGCGGCTGGCCGCCGGGCTCCGGACGGTGGGCGCGATCGCTCTCACGCTCGCCGTGCTCGGCCTGCTGGGGGCCGGGGTCCGGCATCTGGTGGCGGGGGCGATGGCGGCGATGGTCGCCACCTTCGCCATCCGGGAGAAGCAGCGCGCGCAGCAGGCGGTCACCCTCGCCCTCGGTCTGCCGGTGGCGCTGGCGTCCGTGAGCCTGGGCGCGCTGATGAGTTCCCGGGTGGTGGCCGGCGATCTGTTCTTCGTCGCGCTCATCTTCTGCGCGGTCTACGGCCGCCGGTTCGGCGACCGCGGCACCGCGCTCGGGCTGATCGGCTTCCAGGTCTACTTCCTGTCCCTGTTCGTCGGTGCCGCGGTCTCCGGCCTGCCCGAGCTGTACGGCGTGCTCGGCATCGCCTTCGCGAGCAGCGCGCTGGTGCGTTTCGTGCTGGTGCCCGAGACGCCCGCGGGGCTGCTGGAG
Proteins encoded in this region:
- a CDS encoding DUF4287 domain-containing protein codes for the protein MAETVKGPAGYFPSIEKKYGRPIAEWQELIRSSPLTGHMQLVAWLKSEHGLGHGHANALVAHTLAEAKGR
- a CDS encoding PP2C family protein-serine/threonine phosphatase — encoded protein: MTRSWRITGAVDAARARIATARLAAAYGVPALERTRLTTALSAQLGQCLTKGGTWRLTLDATAAPAEEGLLHIMVSPEPGTAAAAQPPWRTTVRCPEAADPAGAAMVADDPAVLAEALLGADEDTALVLERLAQQEELVAFHREELHQTNQGVLALHAELDAAGRAQREAFAAERRARTEAESARRRLTFLADASAVLTASLNHDEIVRRLPELLVPEYARAVDIWLFDGDGDRRAPAPHPAAAVLAARTGRPQYAAGHPGGLPGVDDQPPSALDPGRPLLCIPLPTRRAPLGVLTLSPPGDRWDPDDAVMLIELTRRASIAIDNARRFEHNRDIAETLQRALLTDLPTTPGLSLAARYLPATHGLNIGGDWYDAFRQPDGSLITVIGDVTGHGLHAAVMMSQLRTALRAYAVDGGSPGQLLTRLHTFLHHLQPDLYATAVIARFRPGDPTLTWAAAGHPPPVLRTPDGRVRTLDAKPGAMLGIPLRQEIADHTAPLAPGSTLALYTDGLVERRAQGIDPGIERLSDALGAFGPAELESDLEGSADRILTPLLSDSERDDDVCLLLCHLAA
- a CDS encoding NAD(P)/FAD-dependent oxidoreductase is translated as MNTVTRPRILVVGAGFAGVECVRRLERKLSPDEADITLVTPFAYQLYLPLLPQVASGVLTPQSIAVSLRRSKKYRTRIIPGGAIGVDLKAKVCVIRTINGEIVDQPYDYIVLAPGSVTRTFDIPGLTDHAFGMKTLAEAAYVRDHVISQLDLADSSHDEAERAARLQFVVVGGGYAGTETAACLQRLTHAAVKRYPRIDPGLIKWHLIDIAPKLMPELGDKLGRSAQAILGRRGIDISLGVSIAKAGPEEVTFTDGRVIPTRTLIWTAGVVASPLIATLGAETVRGRLAVTADMNLPGHDGVFALGDAAAVPDEAKGEEGAVCPPTAQHAMRQGKHVADNVIATLRGLPRSPYIHKDLGLVVDLGGKDAVSKPLGIELRGVPAQAVARGYHWSALRTNVAKTRVMTNWVLNALAGDDFVRTGFQSRKPATLKDFEYTNSYLTPEQVRAHVDGSERQD